Within Verrucomicrobiota bacterium, the genomic segment CTCATTAGTTCGCGCCCCCATTGGCTTTTGCTCGCTGAGCTTCGCGGCTGATAAATGAGGTGGCAGCCTGAGCAAGTGCTTCAATAGACGAGTTCTCATCCGGGAGTGCCTCCGGATCGGTTGGAACGACAACCCTCTTCAATAAACGGTAATAGACCCGCAAGGCACCGCCTTCTCTTTTGGCAAGAAAGCCTCCTTTTGCAGCCTGCGAGCGGATGAAGAAGAGATCGGCGATCAATCCCGAGGATGGGCGAATACCGTAGGCCTCGCGGCGCATAGGAATCGCTAGATACTTACTCCGTTTCGGCGTGATGGTGGCACCGTAAAGATGGGTGGCGAAGCGGGGGTCTGCGATCGCGATGGTGGCCTTGTTTTGTTTGGCCGAGGTGAAGGCGGTCGCACGGGCTACCTGTGCCCAGAAGTTTTGCTTGGGCCAGTTTCGTTTGTTGGGGGCACGGTTCTTTGCCCGGAAGTGGTCTTGCAAGGTCCGCTCATGAGTCTTTCCAAGGACGCGCATAAGAGCTGCACGGCGTGTGCCTGCGATTGCGGAGTGGATCGCTGCGATCGTTTCGCGGCCATCGCCTTCCTGGTTGACTTGAATAGTGATCTTGGACATGGTTTAGGCTTCCAGAGGCAGGTGACTAAAACTCACTGGGCGCTTCATTTGGCCGGGGTTCGTCCCCGGCCTTTTTTGTGATCCAGAAGGTGGAGGCGCGTAGACGATTACGGCTTTTTTTGGCGAAGACCTGGAGTTGACCGATGCCTGCGATGGTCCGGCTGAGCCGCACCTCGTCTCTTTGGTCTCCGGGTAGTATTTCGTCGGGATCGGCTAAGACTGCGGGAAGAAGCGAGACGAGCTCGGGGGTAACGGGGACTTGCCCGCGGAGAACTTCGGTCGCCGCGCTGCCGTGGTTACGGTTGATGTGGCGGAGTGTGTCGGTCGTTACTTCGAGCGGGACGTTGCGGGCCAAGCCAGCTGCTTTGGTGAGACGATCCGTCGCGAAGCCGAGGGGAATGGTCTGTTGAATCTGGTCGCCGGCTTCTACGGCGCGGTAGGCATCCGCGACGAGGTCGCCTGCGCCTCTCCAGGAGACGCGGCCTTCACTCACGACGAGCTGCGATCCGAAAAGGTTTTTCAGCCCTTCTCTATAATAGTCGGGCAACCGGGTGACGGAGAGTTCGACCTCGCGGTTGAAAGTCTCGTCTTCGGGACCGGGGGGCGGTGGTCCTGGCTCGATCAGGCCGAGGTCTTCGGCTTCCTCGCGCGAAAGATCGCGTATGCCCATCCCACTGCCAAAGTCGAAGGGTGGCCACGGTCGGTCGAAGCGGGAGATGGCCGTCCAGATCGGATCGTTTTTCAGAGCGACCATGCGCCCATTGACTGTTCGGCCTCCAGCAGCAGCCCAACGGCTACGCCAGTCGCGCTCTTCCTGGCGGACTTCAACGCGAATGAGCTCACGGGCGGGGAAGGCGTCGAGGAGGTCAGGATCCTGCCCTTGTTTCCAACGCCCGTATTCATAGGCGTCTTCGATCTGGAAATCATAGATCAGCTCAAGACGACGGCGGGAGGCGAGATCGGTAAGGCGACCGGAGTCCCCTTCGGGACCACCGAGCGAGGCGCGCATGTCTGCGACGAAGCGGGAGCGATCGGCAAAGACATCATCGGGGTTCAAAGTGAGGGCTTCGTCGACGATGCCCTGCATGCGATCGAGATCCTTGAGACGATTGACGCCTGCCGAGAAGAAGGAACGGTCACGCAAACCCACGGGCACCTGTGCCCACTCCTGTGAACGCAGAGCGGAAGGCACCGGGATCTTCGACCGATTCCGGCGAATGGCATCGGTGAAAGGGATGGGTCTGTCGGTGAGTAAGTTCATGCTCCGTCCTGGCTGGTCCGGTCGAACTGACGATCACCGGAATGGATCGCCGGCGAGGGGATGCTGGTAGTATTCTCGGCTTCCGGATTGAGTGGTTGCTCCACGGCGAAATCGCACCTTGCGGTGTCTTTGAGCAGAGCGATCGCATCGTCATACTCCCGCCTCCGATCGTCACTGATCAGGCCGACATCGGGGAGGCGTGTGAGGAGCTTGTAGCGGAGGATCGCGAGGAAGGCGTCTTCGAGCTCGTCGGGGATCGTTCCGTCGGGACCGACCTTGTTTCGATCGCATGCAGCCACACTTCCGCGAACGCGGCGCACGGCACTCTTTATCTCTTCCGGTAGAGGGTCCGGTTGACCGTCGCTCAGCGCGGCTTCCCGGACGGCGGTAAACTCCCCGCCGGTAAGACGACGCTCTATGTCGTCTTCTGTGATCGAGATCCAGCTCATGCGGCTTTTTTAGGCGGCCTCCTTTCGGGTAGTCTGAATCTCACTACGGATGATGTTGCCGATCCATTCTGCGACTTGCGGACAGATGGCGTTTCCGGCAGCGAAAGATTCTGCAAGGTTGGCCTCATCCAGTCCGAGGCAAAGCCCATGATCCTGAGATTTTCGGCTCCGCTCAACCATCTCACCCCATCCGTCCTCTTCAGTGACCAATAGCTGATTGCTGAGACCGAGTCGGGAGTTGGCGTTGATTGCTTGGAGAGTAGGCGCTGGCCACAGGTGGCCCTCAACCCCTTCCCGCGGATCAAGCGGGCCAGATATTGGCCCCATTGGAGAGGCGTCAAAAAACAACTCCATGGGGGGTTCTTTTCCAAGACGCCCAACCACGAAAACTCGACGGCGTTTCTGGGGGACTCCGAAATAACGACTGTCAAGCACCCGGAAGCATCCCAGATACCCGCGTTCGGCAAGGGACCTGACCACTTTCTGAAGGGAGGCTCCTTGTCCGTGTGAAACCATACTCGCCACATTTTCAAGAACGACCCACTCCGGCTGAATCTCGTCCAGAATCCGGAGGACCTCGAAGAAGAGACTCGACTTCTTTCCTTTGAGCCCTGGGCGCTTTTCTCCTGGCCGGTGTCCGGCGTTGGAAAAGTCCTGACAAGGGAATCCCGCTGCAATGCAGTCAACGGGAAGCAGATGATCTCGGCCGGCCTCCCTGACGTCACAGAATCTTTCCGCACCGGGAAATCGGTCGGCAAGCACAGCCCGGTTAACGGGATTGATCTCGACTTGCCATTCGGTGCGCCATCCGGCGCGTTCGAAACCGAGGTCGAGTCCGCCGATGCCGGCGAAGAGGCTTCCGATTGTGGGTCTTGTGTCATAGGCTGTCATTTCTTTCGAAAAAGTGCGCGTGATTTCGCTTGCGGTTCGAAGGTATACGCGCCCCACCTTCAGTCCGTTCTTAGGACGATTGTCTTAGCAGCATGCAGAGTTCATCGGTTTGGTTGGTTAGATGATTTTTTCTTTCATGGTAGTTGTCGTTGTTCACCCCAAAGGCCGCTCGATCCCGCTGTGCGCGGGAAAGGCGGCCAATGAAGGCGATGCGTTTAGAGACGCCTCGTTCCTGGCTTAGCTGTCGGTGGCGTTGATCCGCTTGGCGGCTGGTGCGTTCGTCACTTCGACGTCTTCGGACCAGTCCATCTTGAGGACTTCACCGCGGCCGTCTTCGGTCTCGTAGCTGCCGGGTACCATCCAGCCTCCATCGAGGCGGAAGGTCTTCATGAAGCTCGGGTCGAGGGTGGTCGGATTGTCCGAGCTGGCGAAGACGATAATCGAATCGTCCAAGAGGAACTCGATGTCGTCATCCAGCCCTTCGGCGGCAACGTCCTCAACCATAAGGCTCATCTGGCACTCGGGCTCCGAGAAGAGGAGCGATCGGAAGGCAGCGAGGTCGATTGCCTTGACAGCACTCTTCTGGTTGGCCACGAGCTGCTTCTTGACGTTGGTGTTGTTCTTGGTGCGTAGCCAAGCGGTGGCACCGAAGAGGACTTTCACCGGCGCGCCATTGCGGGCTGCCTTAATGACCTCAAGGATCGCGGCATCGATCTCAGCGACAGGATCGGCCGAAGCGGCAGTGAAGTTCGAGTCAGTCCCGGCACCGATGGCGGAGAGTCCTTTGGTAAGAACTTCCTTCTCGTGGGCGAGAGCGGCTACATCCGCGACCAACCGGGAACCGTAATTCGCCATGTTGATGAGCTGATCGCCTTCCATCTTCTCGAGGTTGTCGATCGGGAAGTCGAGCGCGTTGGGCTCGCAGTTGTAGTTGGCGTCCGATGCGTCGAAACCGATGCGGGCGGCGCGGCCTCCAAGACCCCGTTTGGTGTTGGGGACGTGGAAGCGGTTCTTCTCGTCGTAGACCTTGTGCTTACCCGTAAGGGTTGGCACCGGGACGGCGGGAGCGAGGAAGTTCGCCACGGCGCGGATCGCGCTCTGCGCGGCCCCCTGGGCGAAGGTTCGAATCGTGGGATCCGAAGAGATGGAACTAATGCGTGACATGATGATTGATGAGTTTGAGATGAGAGATTGCCAGAGGCTTAGGAGACTGTGACGGTGATCGGCCCGATGCCCCGGAGAAGGATGAGTTGCCCGTCGACTCCAGCCTCCTCAGCGATCGCGAGGACGTTGTAATCGCCAGCGGCCGCCGGCAGTGCCCGGACCATGCCCTTGTCGGC encodes:
- a CDS encoding DNA cytosine methyltransferase gives rise to the protein MTAYDTRPTIGSLFAGIGGLDLGFERAGWRTEWQVEINPVNRAVLADRFPGAERFCDVREAGRDHLLPVDCIAAGFPCQDFSNAGHRPGEKRPGLKGKKSSLFFEVLRILDEIQPEWVVLENVASMVSHGQGASLQKVVRSLAERGYLGCFRVLDSRYFGVPQKRRRVFVVGRLGKEPPMELFFDASPMGPISGPLDPREGVEGHLWPAPTLQAINANSRLGLSNQLLVTEEDGWGEMVERSRKSQDHGLCLGLDEANLAESFAAGNAICPQVAEWIGNIIRSEIQTTRKEAA
- a CDS encoding phage protein Gp36 family protein gives rise to the protein MSWISITEDDIERRLTGGEFTAVREAALSDGQPDPLPEEIKSAVRRVRGSVAACDRNKVGPDGTIPDELEDAFLAILRYKLLTRLPDVGLISDDRRREYDDAIALLKDTARCDFAVEQPLNPEAENTTSIPSPAIHSGDRQFDRTSQDGA